Within the Mucilaginibacter sp. CSA2-8R genome, the region AACGGAAAATAGGTTCTGTTAGTGTTGACAGGATCATACACCGCTGATCGTACTTTCGCATCGCCGTTGATATAAATGGTATTTTTAGCATCCTCCTGTTTAATGGCATGGTAAAACGGTGCATAAGGATTATTCGTATAATCCCAATTAGTTCTTCCATACAGAAAAACAGGTATTTGCTTTTCATTAACATGCCCTATATGCCATTGCACATAGCCGGGCGAATCTGCTAACAGAGACAATACAGGATCGAGGTAAGTACCAGATCCGAAAGTATACGTGCTACCCCTTTCTGCAAAAAGCGATACGCCTCTAATAATACGCCCATCGCTGCGCGGTTGAAAGTTTAACGGAAAAAGCGATTCGCCTATTCCGAACTCTGCCGAATAATCCGATTCGGTTAAGGTATCAAAGTTTAGCAGATTGCTAATATTCTGGTCGTATTTTAATTTAACCTGTGCAGCGGCGAGATTTTCACCGGCGAAAGGGCTAACCTCGATCAAATGATCCCAATAACCGGCGGCTTTGGCTCGTTTTACAAACTTGCGAATAGCTGCCTTCTGATAAGCAGCCAGAACACCACCATTAATGGTTACTGCGTTAAAATAATTGTCCAGGTCAGGGTCTGCTTCTGTGAACGATGGTGACGAAGCATATTCAATAACAATTTTGCCATCGTTTCCTGTAGTTAAAAGCTCAAAATTTACCTTTGTGTTCACACTGCTGCCTGTCGCAACCGTACTTGTAATCACCGAGGGGTCATGTTCTTCCTGATTCAGGATCGTTCCGTCAGAGTTTAAATAAGTAACCCAGAAGCGCGCATTCGGTATATTGGGTTTGATGAGGTTATCCCAAACCTCAAAATCAACCGGAAGCTGACCTTCGGGGTTGAATATGATAGTGGATGTGTTATTTGACATAATCGTTGCGTTGATAGTGATGAAAAAAGCTAATTAAAGCTGTTGATGCTGTGTAAGGTTAGCATACTTACTATCCTATATTCATCCTTAATTAACATCTTCGGTCATTGGTAATTACACAAAATTTTGACGTGTAAAATCACAATAACGGCTACAAAAGTAGCGGAGTCAGCTACCGACTCCGCTATTGTTAATTTAACCTACAATTTGATACTGGGCATCAAACAAGGCGTAAGGCCGCCTGTTGGCTCTGTCTTCAGGAAGGAGTCCAACCATGAACAGTTGACCGCTGAACGTAACATCACCGGGGTATTCGAATGTTGTATTCCAGGTATTTCCACCATCAATAGAATACTGCATGGCAAAAGTAAAATCCGGTTTACGATATATAGCCACTAATGAATTTGGCATTATACTCAGTCCACCGCTAATTTCTCTATGTGTTACGTTAGAGTATAAAAAGGTGTTGTCTATAGGGTCTTCCTGTTCGTTAAAAATCAAGAGGAAGTCACCTGCCGGTAAATCACTCGTTCCAATCAACTCCGGCAACTGGTTTTTACTGTAAAATCCGCTATACGCCAGAGCCTTTCCACTCGTTTGGCGAACAATCATCCTACCAGCTGAACCTGCAGGTATTGATTGATTAAACAATACACTGTTTAAAGCCCCGGTTGTATCTGTCGAATAAATTAACCGGTCATCAACAATAACATTGCTGGTTTTCGAGGCTACCTCTAAATCTGTTAAACCTACAGGTGTAGTTAAGGCAATAGAATTTGATACCGCCGCAGAGGGATTACGTTTAGCACTACCTTTTACACGGTATTTCAAACCGCCGACTACTATGTTATTCTCATACAGAAACACGCTTCCGGAAGCCGACACATTCGCCCATATACCATCTGCTATCGAATATTCGTGGTAAGTTATCGGAAATAACTTGTTGCGGTTAAAAGTAATCTGCTTGGTACTATCATCTACGATGACACTTTCAGGAGCGGATGGTTGATTACCTTGAATATCATCGGCAATGGCAGCTACCACAGCTTCTGCAATAGCAGCCTGCCCCTGTCCGCTCGGATGAACACCGTCATTCAACGTAAGATTTAAAGCGTTAACATCTACTAAAATATCATAGTAAGGATCGCTAAGCTGCAGGTTATTAAATACCTGACGTTCATACTCAAAGCCTTGCGCACCAGTAAGTCCGTTTGAGGCAACAAAAGTAACACCATCACTTCCAAAGGCAGCAGTTCTTGGCAACAGCGGCATGGTTAATACTTTATAGTCAACTGTTGGATTGGCTGCACGACGAGCAGCAAAATATTGCTTCATCATAGCATGCGCCGTTGCACCATCTGATCCGAACCCTGCAATCTGGTTAGTTGCTTCCCAGGCCAATAAATACTTTTTGTTGTATTGCTGATCGGCAATCACCGGATCCACTTTAGCACCTGAATGAAGTAGCATGTCATAAATTGCTTGGCCGTAACCTCCAAAATTATAGGCGGTATAAAGTTCACCCAATTTGTGGCGGGCTACACCAGTAAACGACGGGTTGTTTTCATTTAAAATAAGCCCGTATTCATCTCCGTTACCTGCCACAATACTATTGCCGTCAGATACCAATAAAACTTTATTGTTGCCGGAAACCGGTGCAGATACTTCTTTAAAATTGAACATTTGCGGATTTAGTAACCCGGAAGTAGTAGCTCCTCTGAGTGCGAGGTGCACATACAAATCGCCCTGATAAGTATATGGGTAGGTAAAAATAGTAACCATTTCCTGGTTAGTTTTAATTTTTACTAACGTAAACTGCCCGGTTTCTCCATCGCGGTAAATACGTAACTTTTGTGCATCAGCCTCCTGGCCGTTTAAAAATTCGTAGTGTCCGTTTGTGCCGTCAGTATAATTAACTTCCAAGCCAGGGCTTAGCGCAACGCACAGTAGCTGCGTTGACAAGTCACCTAATGTTGGTATTGTTTTAAAGCCAAAGCGTCCGTCCCAATAGGTTAGATACATGTAATCAAACTGGATGAACCCAGACTGACCGGCCGGTATTTTTTTTGCTGTTAGTACCCCATTGCTTGTCCAGGATGTACCCGATCTTTCTTCGGCACCTAACTTCCACCATTTACCATCTGGCTGTATATTATCCACCAGATCAAACACAACGTCTTCCAGTACCGATGTGGATTGATAAAGTTCATTATTAGTTAACCAAGCCGACGCCATCATTCCGGTTCGTGCTTTTTCACGAACGGCAAAGTCGCCCGCATTAACGTCCGCTTCTAACACAAGGCTATTGCCCGATATATCTATATAGGTGGGGTTAACCGCTGTCTTATTCAAGGTATATTCCTGCAATGACTGGCCTGTTGCATCAGTAGATTTGTCCCAGCTTAGTTTTGCAATACCTGCAGAAATAATGTAGCGCAAATTGCTTGGCGCAGCAAGCCTGCTTTGAGTAAAGGGAGCTGCATTAGTAGCCCAGGCTGATGCACGGCGTATTGCCGTTTCTTTAAGCCTAACGCCCACTTTACCGGCCGGGATACTTACATCACCTACTAATAATTTATTAGGCGTAGTTAGCGGGGTAAATATTAATGGGTTAGCAGTAATATCCAAGCTACCTTCATAGTCTGCTAATGTTTTTCCGGCCACAATGTTTACTTCGAGCCAGTTACTTAGCACATCATCTACAACTATAACTTGAGGTGTAGCCTGTTCAGCTTTAACAAATCCAGGCATAGCTGTTAAAAGGTCATATAGTTCATTAACCGACTCTTTTATTTCAATACCGTCTTGCACATTAAATTTACCGGCTACATAAGGTCCGGCCTGGTCAGACGGTTGGGGATTGTAATTGATAACTTTTGACATGTTTTTAAAATGGATATGTGTATGGATAATTATTTGAGAAAAGGGGAATTGCAGTTAATGCAACTTCGATGCTTAGAACATCGCTGCCTTGATAAGCACCCTGAATATGCAATGCGTTTGCAGTGTAAGTGTCCAGGCTATCGACAGCAACGTCTACCGAAAAAACTTCGTTTAACGGCGGCCCCGTTATTTGGGCCGTAACCTGCGAATTGTTTTCCTGCGTAATACTGATTTCTATAGTAGAAGCTGTATTAGCAGTTTGGTTTGTAATAATGAATGGTTCCATTGATTATTTGATTGATTTTTAAAGTTGAATTATCACACAGCGCTGGTATGCTTGCTTTTGCAGATCTATATTTAAGGCAATAGCTATCCTATCCGCTATTTTGAAGCGGTTAATTCTCTGGTTGCACAAATGATTATAGATTGTTTGGCTGCGAAAAGAATTGGACTGGTCTTTTGCCTCGCTGCCCCATAGGCAGGTTTATACTAATCCTGATCCTTTAAAGTGTAAAGCAGTTTGCCCAGCACCATATTTGGTAAATACTTTAATGTAGCGGTGGGTAAGGTTAGCCAGTTTACCGCTGATGATTGTTTCGCCGAAAAATTTGATGCCTTTATTGTAGCTCTTGCTAACAATAATATCCTCACCCGAAGCTACCAAGCGGACAATCATGCCGGATGTTAAGCCATATCCACCAGCTCCACCTCCGGGCGGATTAAACTGACCAAATTCAAGAAAGAATCCATTTGAATTGTAGTAATTATCAAGATAAATTCCATCGTTGTTTTCAGAAAACTGTACAAATAACTTGGATGTATCCGGATTAGCTGCTACCTCTAACTGTATCCAGCTACCG harbors:
- a CDS encoding SGNH/GDSL hydrolase family protein → MSKVINYNPQPSDQAGPYVAGKFNVQDGIEIKESVNELYDLLTAMPGFVKAEQATPQVIVVDDVLSNWLEVNIVAGKTLADYEGSLDITANPLIFTPLTTPNKLLVGDVSIPAGKVGVRLKETAIRRASAWATNAAPFTQSRLAAPSNLRYIISAGIAKLSWDKSTDATGQSLQEYTLNKTAVNPTYIDISGNSLVLEADVNAGDFAVREKARTGMMASAWLTNNELYQSTSVLEDVVFDLVDNIQPDGKWWKLGAEERSGTSWTSNGVLTAKKIPAGQSGFIQFDYMYLTYWDGRFGFKTIPTLGDLSTQLLCVALSPGLEVNYTDGTNGHYEFLNGQEADAQKLRIYRDGETGQFTLVKIKTNQEMVTIFTYPYTYQGDLYVHLALRGATTSGLLNPQMFNFKEVSAPVSGNNKVLLVSDGNSIVAGNGDEYGLILNENNPSFTGVARHKLGELYTAYNFGGYGQAIYDMLLHSGAKVDPVIADQQYNKKYLLAWEATNQIAGFGSDGATAHAMMKQYFAARRAANPTVDYKVLTMPLLPRTAAFGSDGVTFVASNGLTGAQGFEYERQVFNNLQLSDPYYDILVDVNALNLTLNDGVHPSGQGQAAIAEAVVAAIADDIQGNQPSAPESVIVDDSTKQITFNRNKLFPITYHEYSIADGIWANVSASGSVFLYENNIVVGGLKYRVKGSAKRNPSAAVSNSIALTTPVGLTDLEVASKTSNVIVDDRLIYSTDTTGALNSVLFNQSIPAGSAGRMIVRQTSGKALAYSGFYSKNQLPELIGTSDLPAGDFLLIFNEQEDPIDNTFLYSNVTHREISGGLSIMPNSLVAIYRKPDFTFAMQYSIDGGNTWNTTFEYPGDVTFSGQLFMVGLLPEDRANRRPYALFDAQYQIVG